Proteins encoded in a region of the Zea mays cultivar B73 chromosome 2, Zm-B73-REFERENCE-NAM-5.0, whole genome shotgun sequence genome:
- the LOC100194034 gene encoding Cationic peroxidase SPC4-like precursor has protein sequence MKCKMASSSRVVAAAAVLVAFCAAALSSATVTVNEPIVNGLSWSFYDASCPSVEGIVRWHVADALRRDIGIAAGLIRIFFHDCFPQGCDASVLLSGSNSEQKQGPNQTLRPEALKLIDDIRAAVHAACGPKVSCADITTLATRDAVVASGGPFFEVPLGRRDGLSPASSDQVFTLPGPDFDVPTLLAAFKNRSLDTADLVALSGAHTVGRGHCSSFTSRLPPNADDGTMDPAFRRTLAAKCAKDASAAQVLDVRTPNAFDNKYYFDLIAKQGLFKSDQGLINDQTTKRAATRFALNQAAFFDQFARSMVKMSQMDVLTGNAGEVRLNCAVRNAARVVSADQLETAAGDEGLAADA, from the exons ATGAAGTGCAAAATGGCCAGCAGTAGTAGAGTAGTAGCAGCCGCCGCCGTCCTTGTAGCCTTTTGCGCCGCCGCCCTCTCGTCGGCCACGGTGACCGTGAACGAGCCCATCGTCAACGGCCTCTCCTGGAGCTTCTACGACGCGTCCTGCCCGTCCGTCGAGGGCATCGTGCGCTGGCACGTCGCCGACGCCCTCCGCCGCGACATCGGCATCGCCGCCGGCCTCATCCGCATCTTCTTCCACGACTGCTTCCCGCAG GGCTGCGACGCGTCCGTCCTCCTGTCTGGTTCCAACAGCGAGCAGAAGCAGGGACCCAACCAGACGCTCCGTCCCGAGGCGCTCAAGCTCATCGACGACATCCGCGCCGCCGTCCACGCCGCCTGCGGCCCCAAGGTGTCCTGCGCCGACATCACCACGCTCGCCACCCGGGACGCCGTCGTCGCG TCCGGGGGTCCCTTCTTCGAGGTGCCTCTCGGCCGCCGCGACGGGCTATCGCCGGCGTCCAGCGACCAGGTCTTCACGCTGCCGGGCCCCGACTTCGACGTGCCCACGCTGCTCGCCGCGTTCAAGAACCGGAGCCTGGACACGGCGGACCTCGTGGCGCTCTCCGGGGCGCACACCGTGGGTCGTGGCCACTGCTCCTCCTTCACCAGCCGCCTCCCGCCCAACGCCGACGACGGCACCATGGACCCGGCGTTCCGCCGGACGCTCGCGGCCAAGTGCGCCAAGGACGCCAGCGCGGCGCAGGTGCTGGACGTGCGCACCCCCAACGCCTTCGACAACAAGTACTACTTCGACCTCATCGCCAAGCAGGGGCTCTTCAAGTCGGACCAGGGCCTCATCAACGACCAGACCACCAAACGCGCCGCCACGCGCTTCGCGCTCAACCAGGCCGCCTTCTTCGACCAGTTCGCCAGGTCCATGGTCAAGATGAGCCAGATGGACGTGCTCACGGGCAACGCCGGAGAGGTCCGCCTCAACTGCGCAGTGCGCAACGCCGCCCGCGTCGTCTCAGCAGACCAGCTCGAGACCGCCGCCGGCGACGAGGGGCTCGCGGCCGACGCGTGA
- the LOC100279351 gene encoding Cationic peroxidase SPC4 precursor, protein MSGRVFVLAAAFGVLLAAAAVSSRPVLTPLGTSRPAAGDLSVYFHADSCPQLETIVRSSVDAALQQNVRLTAGLLRLLFHDCFPQGCDASILLDNGERGLPPNVGLQQEAVQLVEDIRGKVHAACGPTVSCADITVLATRDAVSLSGGPSFTVPLGRLDSAAPASSNDVFTLPPPTATVDELLTAFGSKNLSDPADLVALSGAHTVGKARCSSFGDVAGPATDDVTRCVTATCSAPGSGDTLRDLDFLTPAVFDNLYFVELTLRKNKGVMLPSDQGLVSDPRTSWLVQGFADNHWWFFDQFRTSMIKMSQLRGPQGNVGEIRRNCFRPNTNGIAASA, encoded by the coding sequence ATGAGCGGCCGTGTGTTCGTCCTGGCCGCTGCCTTCGGCGTGCTGCTCGCCGCAGCCGCCGTGTCCTCGAGGCCCGTCCTGACTCCGCTGGGTACTAGCCGCCCTGCTGCCGGCGACCTGTCCGTGTACTTCCACGCGGACTCGTGCCCGCAGCTGGAGACGATCGTGCGGTCCAGCGTGGACGCGGCGCTCCAGCAGAACGTCCGTCTGACGGCGGGTCTCCTCCGCCTCTTGTTCCACGACTGCTTCCCGCAGGGCTGCGACGCGTCCATCCTCCTGGACAACGgcgagcgcggcctcccgcccaaCGTGGGGCTGCAGCAGGAGGCCGTGCAGCTGGTGGAGGACATCCGCGGGAAGGTGCACGCGGCGTGCGGGCCCACCGTGTCGTGCGCCGACATCACGGTGCTGGCCACCCGCGACGCCGTGAGCCTGTCCGGCGGGCCTTCCTTCACGGTGCCGCTGGGGCGGCTGGACAgcgcggcgccggcgtccagcAACGACGTGTTCACGCTGCCGCCGCCGACGGCGACGGTGGACGAGCTGCTGACGGCGTTCGGGAGCAAGAACCTGTCGGACCCGGCGGACCTGGTGGCGCTGTCGGGCGCGCACACGGTGGGGAAGGCGCGGTGCAGCTCGTTTGGCGACGTGGCGGGCCCGGCCACCGACGACGTGACGCGGTGCGTGACGGCGACGTGCTCGGCCCCCGGGAGCGGCGACACGCTGCGGGACCTGGACTTCCTGACGCCCGCCGTGTTCGACAACCTCTACTTCGTGGAGCTGACGCTGAGGAAGAACAAGGGGGTGATGCTGCCGTCGGACCAGGGGCTGGTGAGCGACCCGCGCACGAGCTGGCTCGTCCAGGGCTTCGCCGACAACCACTGGTGGTTCTTCGACCAGTTCAGGAcctccatgatcaagatgagccaGCTCAGGGGACCCCAGGGGAACGTCGGCGAGATCCGCCGTAACTGCTTCCGCCCAAACACCAACGGCATCGCCGCCTCTGCTTGA
- the LOC542464 gene encoding anionic peroxidase precursor → MQSQASRMARSSGSRPVALVLLALCAAALSSATVTVNEPIANGLSWSFYDVSCPSVEGIVRWHVAEALRRDIGIAAGLIRIFFHDCFPQGCDASVLLSGSNSEQIEVPNQTLRPEALKLIDDIRAAVHAVCGPTVSCADITTLATRDAVVASGGPFFEVPLGRRDGLAPASSDLVGTLPAPFFDVPTLIESFKNRSLDKADLVALSGAHTVGRGHCVSFSDRLPPNADDGTMDPAFRQRLTAKCASDPSGNVVTQVLDVRTPNAFDNKYYFDLIAKQGLFKSDQGLINHPDTKRAATRFALNQAAFFDQFARSMVKMSQMDILTGSAGEIRRNCSVRNTALGDVSSSAHQLETTAGDEGLAADA, encoded by the exons ATGCAATCGCAAGCGAGCAGAATGGCGAGGTCCAGTGGTAGTAGACCAGTGGCCCTCGTGCTGCTGGCGCTGTGCGCCGCCGCCCTCTCGTCGGCCACGGTGACCGTGAATGAGCCCATCGCCAATGGCCTCTCCTGGAGCTTCTACGACGTTTCCTGCCCGTCGGTGGAGGGCATCGTGCGCTGGCACGTCGCCGAGGCCCTCCGCCGCGACATCGGCATCGCCGCGGGGCTCATCCGCATCTTCTTCCACGACTGCTTCCCGCAG GGCTGCGACGCGTCCGTCCTCCTGTCTGGTTCCAACAGCGAGCAGATCGAGGTACCCAACCAGACGCTGCGTCCCGAGGCGCTCAAGCTCATCGACGACATCCGCGCCGCCGTCCACGCCGTCTGCGGGCCCACGGTGTCCTGCGCCGACATCACCACGCTCGCCACCAGGGACGCCGTCGTCGCG TCCGGCGGCCCCTTCTTCGAGGTTCCTCTCGGGCGGCGCGACGGTCTGGCGCCGGCGTCAAGCGACCTGGTGGGCACCCTGCCGGCGCCCTTCTTCGACGTGCCGACGCTGATCGAGTCGTTCAAGAACCGGAGCCTGGACAAGGCGGACCTGGTGGCGCTGTCCGGCGCGCACACGGTGGGCCGCGGCCACTGCGTCTCCTTCAGCGACCGGCTGCCGCCCAACGCGGACGACGGCACCATGGACCCGGCGTTCCGGCAGAGGCTGACGGCTAAGTGCGCCAGCGACCCCAGCGGGAACGTGGTGACCCAGGTGCTGGACGTGCGCACGCCCAACGCCTTCGACAACAAGTACTACTTCGACCTCATCGCCAAGCAGGGGCTCTTCAAGTCGGACCAGGGCCTCATCAACCACCCGGACACCAAGCGCGCGGCCACCCGCTTCGCGCTCAACCAGGCCGCCTTCTTCGACCAGTTCGCCAGGTCCATGGTGAAGATGAGCCAGATGGACATCCTCACCGGCAGCGCGGGAGAGATCCGCCGCAACTGCTCCGTGCGCAACACCGCCCTCGGAGATGTCTCATCGTCAGCCCACCAGCTCGAGACCACCGCCGGCGACGAGGGGCTCGCGGCCGACGCGTGA
- the LOC100281288 gene encoding Tubby-like F-box protein 7 yields the protein MSFRSMVRDIRESFGNISRRNFEVRIHHRGKSLGSSGDLQDRPAEVQQSRWASLPPELLCDVMKRLEEDDSSWPDRKDVVSCASVCTTWRDMCKDIVRSPEHCAKLTFPVSLKQPGPRDGVIQCFIKRDKSKLTYRLYLSLSSGVLDENGKFLLAAKRSRRMAHTEYAIFMDSRNFSRSSTGYIGKLRSNFLGTKFIIYDTQAPYNGGRVCTQERAPSRRLSSRKVSPRVPSGSYPVAQVNYELNVLGTRGPRRMQCAMHSIPASAVEPGGVVPGQPKELLPRLFDESFRSTATSSFSKYSVADSSMDLGSCPFSEVEVGGGSLREGDESEKERPLVLRNKAPRWHEQLQCWCLNFRGRVTVASVKNFQLIAPAKTQPQPQASGPPPPPPPSSSSYHDPVILQFGKVGRDMFTMDYRYPLSAFQAFAICLTSFDTKLACE from the exons ATGTCTTTTCGGAGCATGGTTCGTGATATAAGGGAAAGTTTTGGGAATATATCGAGGCGGAACTTTGAGGTGAGAATTCACCACAGAGGGAAGTCTCTTGGGTCTTCAGGTGACTTGCAAGACAGGCCTGCTGAAGTTCAGCAAAGCAGGTGGGCTAGCCTTCCTCCTGAGTTGCTCTGCGATGTGATGAAAAGGTTGGAGGAAGATGACAGTAGCTGGCCGGATCGCAAGGATGTTGTTTCCTGTGCATCTGTTTGTACAACCTGGAGGGATATGTGTAAGGATATTGTTAGAAGTCCAGAACATTGTGCAAAGCTCACATTTCCAGTATCTCTTAAGCAG CCTGGACCCCGAGACGGGGTAATCCAATGTTTCATAAAAAGGGACAAATCAAAGCTAACGTACCGGCTCTACTTGTCCCTTAGCTCTG GTGTGCTTGATGAGAACGGGAAGTTCCTGCTAGCAGCGAAAAGGAGCCGCAGGATGGCGCACACGGAGTATGCAATTTTTATGGACTCGAGGAATTTCTCCCGATCGAGCACTGGCTACATTGGGAAGCTAAG GTCAAATTTCCTTGGAACTAAATTTATCATCTACGACACACAGGCTCCGTACAATGGCGGGAGAGTTTGCACACAGGAACGTGCCCCCAGCCGTCGGTTGTCTTCCAGGAAAGTTTCACCAAGAGTTCCAAGCGGCAGCTACCCCGTCGCTCAGGTGAACTACGAGCTGAATGTGCTGGGAACCCGAGGGCCCAGGCGGATGCAGTGCGCTATGCATTCCATCCCCGCATCAGCGGTGGAGCCCGGCGGCGTGGTGCCTGGGCAACCGAAAGAGCTCCTCCCGAGGCTGTTCGACGAGTCCTTCCGCAGCACCGCAACTTCCTCTTTCTCCAAGTACTCCGTCGCGGACAGCTCCATGGACCTGGGCAGCTGCCCgttctccgaggtcgaggtgggcgGGGGAAGTCTGCGAGAAGGTGACGAGTCGGAGAAGGAGAGGCCACTGGTTCTGCGCAACAAGGCGCCGAGGTGGCACGAGCAGCTGCAGTGCTGGTGCCTCAACTTTCGCGGGCGCGTCACCGTGGCCTCGGTCAAGAACTTCCAGCTGATAGCTCCTGCAAAGACGCAGCCGCAGCCGCAGGCCTCCggccccccgccgccgccgccgccgtcgtcgtcgtcgtaccATGACCCGGTGATCCTGCAGTTCGGCAAGGTCGGGAGGGACATGTTCACCATGGACTACCGGTACCCGCTGTCGGCCTTCCAGGCCTTCGCCATATGTCTGACGAGCTTCGACACCAAGCTGGCCTgtgaatga